The Vibrio nitrifigilis genome window below encodes:
- the rpmB gene encoding 50S ribosomal protein L28, whose protein sequence is MSRVCQVTGKRPVTGNNRSHARNATKRRFLPNLQTHRFWVESEKRFVKLRLSAKGMRIIDKKGIDTVLTDIRARGENV, encoded by the coding sequence ATGTCCCGAGTATGCCAAGTAACTGGTAAGCGTCCAGTAACGGGTAACAACCGTTCACACGCACGAAATGCTACTAAGCGTCGTTTTCTGCCGAACCTACAAACTCATCGTTTCTGGGTAGAGAGCGAAAAACGTTTTGTTAAACTACGTCTATCTGCTAAAGGCATGCGTATCATCGATAAGAAAGGTATTGATACCGTTCTTACTGATATCCGTGCACGTGGCGAAAACGTTTAA
- the rpmG gene encoding 50S ribosomal protein L33 produces the protein MAKGIREKIRLVSSAGTGHFYTTDKNKRNMPGKFEIKKFDPVVRQHVIYKEAKIK, from the coding sequence ATGGCTAAAGGCATTCGTGAGAAAATTCGTCTAGTATCTTCTGCAGGTACTGGTCACTTTTACACTACTGACAAAAACAAACGTAACATGCCAGGCAAATTCGAGATCAAAAAATTTGATCCAGTAGTTCGCCAACACGTTATTTACAAAGAAGCGAAAATCAAGTAA
- the mutM gene encoding bifunctional DNA-formamidopyrimidine glycosylase/DNA-(apurinic or apyrimidinic site) lyase: protein MPELPEVEVSRLGISPHLVGEKVKRIEVRAPKLRWEIPYDLKKLEGQVIRDIRRRAKYLLLETDVGTAIVHLGMSGSLRVLDAPIEAGKHDHVDLFMCNGKVLRYNDPRRFGAWLWCEKGASHQVLANLGPEPLSEGFTAKYMHERAQGKRVAIKQFIMDNKHVVGVGNIYANESLFTSGILPTRMAGSITAKEWQMLVSEIKSVLAYSIQQGGTTLKDFAQADGKPGYFAQELRVYGKGGEPCPVCGALIQEQKIGQRNTFFCRICQH from the coding sequence ATGCCTGAATTACCTGAGGTAGAGGTTAGTCGACTTGGTATTTCACCCCATCTAGTGGGCGAAAAAGTGAAACGAATCGAAGTTCGGGCGCCGAAATTGCGTTGGGAAATCCCTTATGATCTGAAAAAATTAGAAGGGCAAGTGATTCGTGATATTCGCCGCAGAGCAAAGTATTTATTGCTGGAAACGGACGTTGGCACTGCAATAGTGCATTTGGGGATGTCTGGCTCGTTGAGAGTACTTGATGCACCGATTGAAGCCGGTAAGCATGATCATGTCGATCTGTTTATGTGTAATGGTAAAGTTTTACGTTATAACGATCCTCGTCGATTTGGTGCTTGGCTCTGGTGTGAAAAAGGGGCCAGTCATCAAGTGTTAGCTAACTTAGGTCCTGAGCCGCTTAGCGAAGGTTTCACTGCTAAATATATGCATGAGCGAGCGCAAGGAAAACGCGTCGCGATTAAACAATTTATTATGGATAACAAACATGTCGTTGGCGTAGGCAATATCTATGCAAACGAATCTTTGTTTACATCGGGCATCTTACCGACTCGAATGGCGGGGTCTATCACTGCTAAAGAGTGGCAAATGTTGGTGAGCGAAATAAAGTCCGTTTTGGCCTATTCGATTCAACAAGGCGGTACGACGTTAAAAGATTTTGCTCAAGCAGACGGTAAACCAGGCTATTTTGCTCAAGAATTGCGAGTCTACGGTAAAGGTGGAGAGCCTTGTCCTGTGTGTGGAGCGTTGATACAAGAGCAAAAAATTGGGCAGAGAAATACGTTTTTTTGTAGAATTTGCCAACACTAA
- a CDS encoding NAD-dependent epimerase, with the protein MKYLVTGAAGFIGSSVVERLCALGHQVIGIDNLNDYYPVSLKLDRLKRIEHRLFRFIELDLADREGMANLFSEQKFNRVIHLAAQAGVRYSIENPMAYADSNLIGHLAVLEGCRHNKVEHLIYASSSSVYGLNRKMPFDTSDSVDHPVSLYAATKKSNEMMAHSYSHLYNVPTTGLRFFTVYGPWGRPDMALFKFTNAIMKGDSIDVYNNGDMQRDFTYIDDIVEGILRIQDVVPTRDAHWTVEDGTSATSSAPYRIYNIGHGSPVKLMDYIEALEEALGVEAKKNFMPMQPGDVYATYADTKELFAVTGYKPKVGVKEGVKEFVAWYKQYYQ; encoded by the coding sequence ATGAAATATCTTGTTACGGGAGCCGCTGGCTTTATCGGTTCCTCAGTTGTTGAGCGTCTTTGTGCCTTGGGCCATCAAGTTATCGGTATTGATAATTTAAATGATTATTACCCCGTATCGCTTAAACTGGATCGTTTAAAACGTATTGAGCATCGATTGTTTCGTTTTATTGAATTAGATTTAGCTGATCGAGAGGGAATGGCAAATCTATTTAGTGAACAAAAATTTAATCGAGTCATCCATCTTGCAGCCCAAGCAGGCGTTCGTTACTCAATTGAAAACCCGATGGCGTATGCGGATAGTAATTTAATCGGTCATCTAGCGGTATTAGAGGGATGTCGACATAATAAGGTTGAACATCTCATCTATGCTTCATCAAGTTCTGTGTATGGGCTAAACCGCAAGATGCCATTTGATACCTCAGATTCAGTCGATCACCCGGTCTCTCTTTATGCGGCAACTAAAAAATCGAACGAGATGATGGCTCATAGTTATTCTCATCTTTATAATGTTCCAACGACTGGATTACGCTTTTTTACCGTGTATGGTCCTTGGGGCCGACCAGATATGGCATTATTTAAATTTACCAATGCCATTATGAAAGGTGACAGCATCGATGTGTATAACAATGGTGATATGCAGCGAGATTTCACCTATATAGATGATATCGTCGAAGGTATTTTGCGTATTCAAGACGTTGTGCCGACTCGAGATGCACATTGGACCGTAGAAGATGGCACCTCAGCAACCAGCTCAGCCCCTTACCGTATTTATAATATTGGTCATGGTAGCCCTGTAAAACTGATGGACTATATTGAGGCTTTAGAAGAAGCACTTGGCGTTGAAGCAAAGAAAAACTTTATGCCAATGCAACCAGGGGATGTGTATGCGACGTATGCGGATACAAAAGAACTCTTCGCAGTAACTGGTTATAAGCCTAAAGTTGGTGTTAAAGAAGGTGTTAAAGAATTTGTTGCTTGGTATAAGCAATATTATCAATAA
- a CDS encoding BUD32 family EKC/KEOPS complex subunit — protein MLVNNEKSIRKILNQSENIIVYSDRTYTNSWRKTSIIDNKYVLKEFDYKNKRKNKVWDVEYNIIQHLKKTSILCPDNIAIVTNESNKRIKAKYLKSILQGSVSSTYTINIIKPISQAIHELHQHDVLVIDAKCDNFVKVKNNYYAFDFGMAKIARYNSLYFKIMRGWEFFRIRKEMGNQELFSQFLHSYMKVSNSSFYSIIPFIKIYDIKERFKQTRRQYKQSIRGLVRR, from the coding sequence GTGTTAGTTAATAATGAAAAAAGTATAAGAAAAATACTTAATCAGTCAGAAAATATTATTGTATACAGTGATCGAACGTATACAAACTCATGGAGAAAAACTTCAATTATCGATAATAAATATGTATTAAAAGAATTTGATTATAAAAATAAGAGAAAGAATAAAGTGTGGGATGTTGAGTACAATATTATTCAGCATTTGAAGAAAACATCAATCTTATGTCCTGATAATATCGCTATTGTCACTAATGAATCCAACAAAAGGATCAAGGCTAAGTACCTGAAAAGCATATTACAAGGTTCTGTGAGCTCAACTTACACAATAAATATTATAAAACCTATCTCACAAGCTATTCATGAGCTTCATCAACATGATGTATTAGTAATAGATGCTAAATGTGATAATTTTGTCAAAGTAAAAAACAATTATTATGCATTCGATTTCGGTATGGCGAAGATTGCTCGATATAATTCACTTTATTTTAAGATAATGAGAGGATGGGAATTTTTTAGAATACGTAAAGAGATGGGTAATCAAGAACTTTTCTCTCAGTTTCTTCATTCTTATATGAAAGTCTCTAATAGCTCTTTTTATAGTATTATTCCTTTTATTAAAATTTACGATATTAAGGAAAGGTTCAAGCAGACAAGACGTCAATATAAGCAATCCATAAGGGGATTAGTTAGACGTTAG
- a CDS encoding YrbL family protein: MREICHKKVNLDTSLLLGAGNERLCFIHPDNELLCIKVTKPGVFHRSQNVIEQQYFNYLKEQNVPFTYLPEYHGVVETNYGTGLVFDRVVDCDIRPAQRLDKMLAEKQISSAQASHVIAELQHYLLKYGIMVGDINPDQILVKTENKSLKPYIIDGVGPRRLGMKSFIYTRVGFMARYKLRKNWPNLIHRLGLKHA, from the coding sequence ATGCGGGAAATCTGTCACAAAAAGGTCAACCTCGATACCAGCTTACTGCTTGGGGCTGGTAACGAACGACTATGTTTTATTCATCCTGATAATGAGCTCTTGTGTATTAAGGTAACGAAACCTGGTGTTTTTCATCGCTCGCAGAATGTGATTGAGCAACAGTATTTCAATTACCTGAAAGAGCAAAATGTTCCTTTCACATACTTACCGGAATATCATGGTGTGGTTGAAACCAACTACGGCACGGGGTTAGTTTTTGACCGTGTTGTTGATTGTGATATCCGACCTGCGCAAAGGCTTGATAAGATGCTCGCTGAAAAACAAATTAGCAGTGCTCAAGCTAGCCATGTCATTGCTGAGTTACAACACTATTTGCTGAAATACGGCATTATGGTGGGAGATATCAATCCGGACCAAATTTTAGTCAAAACAGAAAACAAGAGTCTAAAACCCTACATAATCGATGGAGTGGGGCCTCGGCGCTTGGGGATGAAATCTTTTATTTATACTAGGGTTGGCTTTATGGCTCGGTATAAATTAAGAAAAAACTGGCCAAATTTGATTCATCGATTAGGGCTTAAGCACGCTTAA
- a CDS encoding YrbL family protein has protein sequence MIDLSKAKLIGQGSERQCFQHPEKPDRCIKIRYNKKRRVDESIREYRYAKKYLIGKELPVALPLSWVETSKGPGLECELVLDKNGEIADTLLATLNKENSVDLNKLKEAAWAFRDKLLSIPVSVTDMRLQNICIRENRSGGYELILIDGIGFANFIKVGKLFPSYTYRQTAERIDRAFKHILFAQNA, from the coding sequence GTGATTGATTTATCCAAGGCGAAGTTAATCGGTCAGGGATCTGAGAGGCAATGTTTTCAGCACCCAGAAAAACCCGATCGCTGCATAAAGATTCGCTATAACAAAAAACGTCGTGTAGATGAAAGCATCAGGGAATACCGTTACGCTAAAAAGTATTTGATAGGAAAAGAATTACCCGTAGCACTTCCTCTTTCTTGGGTAGAGACATCTAAAGGCCCCGGATTAGAATGCGAATTGGTTCTTGATAAAAATGGTGAAATTGCTGACACCTTACTCGCGACACTCAATAAAGAAAACAGTGTTGATCTAAATAAACTCAAAGAAGCGGCTTGGGCATTTCGGGACAAACTTTTATCTATCCCCGTTTCCGTAACCGATATGCGCTTGCAAAATATCTGTATTCGAGAGAATAGATCTGGTGGATATGAGTTGATTTTGATTGATGGGATTGGGTTTGCCAATTTTATCAAAGTAGGCAAACTTTTCCCTTCTTACACCTACCGGCAAACGGCAGAAAGAATCGATCGTGCATTTAAACATATTCTGTTTGCGCAGAATGCTTAA
- the coaD gene encoding pantetheine-phosphate adenylyltransferase, which produces MIKKVIYPGTFDPLTNGHLDIIQRSAAMFDHVVVGIAASPSKNTMFTLDERVALAGQATQHLSNVSVQGFSGLLIDFVKQEKVDILIRGLRTTIDFEYEFGLTNMYRRFAPKLESIFLTPTEEYMFLSSSIVREVAIHGGEISEFVPPAVAKAIAQKVKS; this is translated from the coding sequence ATGATTAAAAAAGTAATTTATCCAGGGACGTTCGATCCATTAACAAATGGGCATCTTGATATAATTCAGCGCTCTGCGGCTATGTTTGACCACGTTGTAGTGGGTATCGCTGCCAGTCCGTCGAAAAATACGATGTTTACCTTGGACGAACGTGTTGCATTAGCAGGCCAAGCCACACAACACCTAAGTAACGTTAGCGTTCAGGGGTTTTCTGGCTTATTAATTGACTTCGTCAAACAAGAAAAAGTCGATATCTTAATTCGAGGGTTAAGAACGACTATTGATTTTGAATACGAATTTGGCCTTACCAATATGTATCGCCGCTTCGCCCCTAAGTTAGAAAGTATTTTTCTCACCCCAACAGAAGAGTATATGTTCCTTTCTTCTTCTATCGTGCGTGAAGTCGCGATTCATGGTGGGGAAATCTCAGAGTTTGTTCCACCAGCGGTCGCTAAGGCTATCGCTCAAAAGGTGAAGTCGTGA
- a CDS encoding glycosyltransferase family 4 protein produces the protein MKICHINLASGYHGGENQTLQLIKQQIELGYELTVVANPKSPFSDAIKKLNCKLVLVTHYLLGHAKSATEGCQLIHVHEGRAIYWAWIQSKLFGIPYIVTRRIDNPLKKKWLATQAYSGASALVGLSDEIVSRIKAAYPNASIYKIPSSPVTYPVIEQDVKAIRKRFEHKFLVIQAANMLKHKGFDVTINAAKQLENSHPDIHFALLGDGKERSVLEEQAASISNLSFMGKQSNMGTWFAAADMQVHPSYSEGLGSVILEGLNSGLAVAATRAGGIPDIIEDHVSGLLIEPGNSNELAKAIVAIKEDPKLRTSLIAGARHKLQEFKIEHTAQLYYNIYKNIK, from the coding sequence ATGAAGATTTGCCACATCAATCTTGCTTCTGGGTATCATGGTGGGGAAAACCAAACCCTGCAGTTAATTAAACAGCAAATTGAGCTAGGTTATGAGCTCACTGTGGTTGCCAACCCAAAAAGCCCATTTTCTGACGCGATTAAAAAGCTTAATTGCAAACTGGTTTTGGTTACTCATTATTTACTAGGCCATGCAAAATCGGCCACTGAAGGATGCCAACTAATCCATGTCCACGAAGGAAGAGCAATCTACTGGGCTTGGATTCAATCTAAACTATTTGGTATTCCCTATATTGTCACTCGCCGCATCGATAACCCTTTAAAGAAAAAATGGCTTGCTACTCAAGCCTATTCAGGCGCATCTGCCCTAGTTGGACTAAGTGACGAAATCGTAAGCCGCATCAAGGCGGCTTATCCTAACGCTTCAATTTATAAAATACCGAGCTCCCCTGTCACCTATCCTGTTATCGAACAAGATGTTAAAGCTATCCGTAAACGTTTCGAGCATAAGTTTTTAGTCATACAAGCGGCTAATATGCTTAAGCATAAAGGATTCGACGTTACGATTAATGCAGCAAAACAACTCGAGAATTCTCATCCAGACATTCATTTTGCTCTACTTGGCGATGGCAAGGAACGCTCGGTTTTAGAAGAGCAAGCAGCGTCCATTAGCAACTTATCATTTATGGGAAAACAGAGTAACATGGGGACGTGGTTTGCAGCCGCAGATATGCAAGTGCATCCATCATACTCTGAAGGGCTTGGCTCAGTTATTTTAGAAGGGTTAAATAGCGGACTGGCAGTGGCAGCAACACGTGCTGGCGGTATTCCTGACATCATAGAAGATCATGTTTCAGGACTACTCATTGAACCCGGAAACAGTAACGAGCTAGCAAAAGCCATTGTAGCGATAAAAGAGGATCCTAAATTACGCACCTCATTAATCGCTGGCGCTCGACATAAATTACAAGAATTTAAAATTGAGCATACCGCTCAACTTTATTACAACATATATAAAAATATTAAATAA
- a CDS encoding glycosyltransferase family 2 protein, translating into MITGIVITLNESKNIRECIQSLQTVCSEVIIVDSLSTDDTQTIAKEMGAIVVEQAYLGDGFQKNVGLPHASNDWILSIDADERLTDEAIEQIKQLNLTDTHHDAFAFRRRNYIGSRWIKQCGWYPDYCIRLYNRQKTKFSEVKQHASVQANAPQHLNCDLIHYSFENIGQLFAKPGRNFSGRAAKIMYQKGKRANSLSPFTHGLSAFVRKYIMQKGFLGGVDGMTVALSASINSYLKYAKLLEYQRDPKVLEQEDFNKVW; encoded by the coding sequence ATGATTACAGGTATTGTCATTACATTAAACGAATCCAAAAATATTCGAGAATGCATTCAATCACTGCAGACTGTGTGCTCCGAGGTTATCATAGTCGATTCACTCAGTACCGATGATACTCAAACTATCGCCAAAGAAATGGGAGCGATTGTCGTTGAACAAGCGTATTTAGGGGATGGTTTCCAAAAAAATGTAGGCTTGCCTCATGCCAGTAATGATTGGATTCTCAGCATTGATGCCGATGAGCGTTTGACTGATGAAGCCATAGAGCAAATTAAACAGTTGAACTTAACCGATACCCATCATGATGCGTTTGCATTCCGTCGTCGCAATTACATAGGCAGTCGCTGGATTAAACAATGTGGCTGGTACCCAGACTACTGTATTCGTTTATATAACCGTCAAAAAACCAAGTTCTCTGAAGTTAAACAGCACGCTTCCGTTCAAGCAAATGCTCCTCAACATTTGAATTGCGACCTTATTCACTACTCTTTTGAAAATATTGGTCAGCTGTTTGCTAAGCCTGGACGTAATTTCAGTGGCCGTGCAGCTAAGATTATGTATCAAAAGGGGAAACGCGCTAATTCACTATCTCCTTTTACGCATGGCCTAAGTGCATTCGTTCGTAAATATATTATGCAAAAAGGCTTTCTTGGTGGCGTAGACGGAATGACAGTCGCACTCAGTGCTTCTATTAATAGCTACTTAAAATATGCCAAGTTATTAGAGTATCAACGTGATCCTAAAGTCCTCGAGCAAGAAGACTTTAATAAAGTTTGGTAA
- a CDS encoding glycosyltransferase family 9 protein, translating into MTLFTSAPQSLCVLRLSAIGDVCNTVAAIQAIQRTWPKTKITWITGKLEAHLISDLPGIEVIVFDKKQGWKGYKTLWASLKGREFDALLHMQYALRASIATLGIKAKYKLGFDATRSQDFQTWFTNVKVPSPVTPHVLDGLLAFGTCLGVKDMTPKWSIPYQREDANWANQVIDQQKKNVVIVPGASKAYKNWTAQGYARVIEHAQRKGFHVILAGSPSPVETQLCAEVIAKLSSPVTNVVGQSSIKQMLALLDNADLVIAPDTGPAHMANAMGTAVIGLYAHHNPERTGPYNYRDYVVSAYEEAIAEEHHKPLEQLDWRTRVKDETAMQRIKPQQVITMFNKVIGDLWR; encoded by the coding sequence ATGACTTTGTTTACCTCTGCTCCGCAATCGCTGTGTGTGTTGCGGCTTTCTGCCATCGGTGATGTTTGTAATACCGTTGCCGCTATTCAAGCCATTCAACGTACATGGCCGAAAACGAAAATCACTTGGATCACAGGTAAACTTGAAGCGCATTTAATTAGTGATTTACCTGGTATTGAAGTCATCGTTTTTGATAAAAAACAGGGATGGAAAGGATACAAAACCTTATGGGCATCACTTAAAGGTCGAGAATTTGATGCCTTACTTCATATGCAATATGCACTGCGTGCCAGTATTGCCACATTAGGGATCAAAGCTAAATATAAATTGGGATTTGATGCCACTCGTAGTCAGGATTTTCAAACTTGGTTTACCAATGTGAAGGTTCCCTCCCCTGTCACTCCTCATGTCCTCGACGGCTTATTGGCTTTTGGTACGTGCTTAGGGGTGAAGGACATGACACCTAAATGGTCAATCCCTTATCAAAGAGAAGATGCCAACTGGGCTAACCAAGTCATTGATCAGCAGAAAAAAAATGTGGTCATTGTTCCTGGAGCCAGTAAAGCCTACAAAAACTGGACAGCACAGGGTTATGCTCGGGTGATAGAGCATGCTCAGCGTAAAGGTTTTCATGTCATTTTAGCCGGAAGCCCCTCCCCAGTAGAAACACAACTTTGTGCCGAAGTGATAGCCAAGCTTTCATCTCCAGTCACTAATGTTGTCGGCCAAAGCTCTATTAAGCAAATGCTCGCCTTATTGGATAATGCTGATTTAGTTATCGCACCCGATACAGGGCCAGCCCATATGGCTAACGCGATGGGAACGGCCGTGATCGGTTTGTATGCCCATCACAACCCTGAACGTACTGGTCCGTATAATTACCGCGATTACGTTGTTTCTGCTTATGAAGAGGCAATAGCAGAAGAACATCATAAGCCATTAGAGCAACTTGATTGGCGTACCCGAGTTAAAGACGAAACAGCAATGCAACGTATTAAGCCGCAACAAGTGATCACCATGTTTAATAAGGTTATTGGAGACTTATGGCGCTAA
- a CDS encoding 3-deoxy-D-manno-octulosonic acid kinase, with the protein MNQVLQQGNQTIWYDDQLLSDGPARCFDPEYWQQQGKVTGSAQGRGTTWFVQLPDLEAALRHYRRGGLFGKFVKDQYWFSSWEKTRSYQEFELLQCLQNANVNVPRPIAARAVKCGFLYRADLLSEKVPNAQDLVDILQNRVLNKEIYQEIGKMIRRMHNAGVNHTDLNIHNILIDQYQKVWIIDFDKCGFAPQSDQWQQKNLERLQRSFLKEQPHFFEPWSLECWSWLMDGYDSSFQ; encoded by the coding sequence GTGAATCAAGTACTGCAACAAGGGAATCAAACCATTTGGTATGACGATCAATTATTATCGGATGGACCTGCGCGTTGTTTTGATCCTGAATACTGGCAGCAACAAGGTAAGGTTACCGGTTCTGCTCAAGGTCGCGGTACAACTTGGTTTGTTCAATTGCCTGATCTTGAAGCTGCATTGAGACATTATCGTCGCGGGGGCTTATTTGGTAAGTTTGTAAAAGACCAGTATTGGTTCTCTAGCTGGGAAAAAACTCGTAGCTATCAAGAGTTTGAACTTCTTCAATGTTTACAAAATGCAAATGTTAATGTTCCTCGTCCTATCGCTGCAAGAGCCGTAAAATGTGGTTTTTTATATCGTGCTGATTTATTGAGCGAAAAAGTGCCCAATGCTCAAGATTTAGTGGACATTTTACAGAATAGGGTTCTTAATAAAGAAATCTATCAAGAGATAGGTAAAATGATTCGGCGTATGCATAATGCAGGCGTGAATCATACTGATCTTAATATTCACAATATCTTAATCGACCAATATCAGAAGGTTTGGATTATTGATTTTGATAAATGTGGGTTTGCTCCTCAATCCGATCAATGGCAACAAAAAAACCTCGAACGTCTACAACGCTCCTTTCTCAAAGAGCAGCCGCATTTTTTTGAACCATGGTCTCTTGAGTGCTGGTCATGGCTGATGGATGGCTATGACTCATCTTTTCAATAG
- a CDS encoding DUF3413 domain-containing protein: MKDFKGKLKTLGLFALINALIAIVIATRYFQYLPIIPTDSLGFTFLVTSVLSQMSLLAGILALIGIPFLILPSRWVRWVLALIATLALSLLIIDTFVFAQYRFHINSVVLQLIMSGQVVSFAVVTWAKVVGCAVAILVIERWLVSFAENRMQQLRFRYGKAFCWFIFVCLLTSNAIHTWGSANGRQSVLMTDRYLPLFYPLTANSLMKKMGWINPEVVAEAKSLKEKKRSDLNYPLSPLETERVNKPLNVLFLVIDSWRYDSFTQDVAPNLWKYAQQGRIYDNHISTGNATRAGIFGLFYGIPSTYWQAFLASQRSPVLIDRLQQLGYDVEAFTSAKLDGIPFDRTIFRHVPHLRLNSDGNSPSERDQDVNHDWMQWFEHRDKSKPSFSFIFYDSPHGYDFPDNYPHKFQPYLKDVDYLKLNNDFDVTPFMNRYKTAVHFTDSLAGKVLDKLKASGELDNTVVFITGDHGQELNDNKLNYWGHNSNFTPYQTHVPFVVLAPGLKHSLETKVTSHEDVAPTLLHHYLGVTNPIADYSTGIDMLDPIQARPWVISAKYTGYAVITDKTILEVNSATGMYELLDKTNRPIEDKQPNFQYLKGALEQISRFIK; this comes from the coding sequence ATGAAAGATTTCAAAGGCAAGCTAAAAACGCTTGGGCTTTTTGCATTGATTAATGCACTGATTGCGATAGTGATTGCAACCAGATATTTTCAATATTTACCTATCATTCCCACAGATTCTCTTGGTTTCACCTTCTTGGTGACATCCGTATTAAGCCAAATGTCTTTGCTTGCAGGAATCCTTGCCCTTATCGGTATACCATTTCTGATATTACCTTCTCGATGGGTTCGCTGGGTGTTAGCACTGATTGCTACTCTTGCTTTGTCACTCTTGATTATTGATACCTTCGTATTTGCTCAATATCGTTTCCACATTAACTCTGTCGTGTTGCAGTTAATTATGTCGGGACAAGTGGTGTCTTTTGCGGTTGTCACTTGGGCAAAAGTTGTTGGCTGTGCCGTCGCTATTTTAGTCATCGAACGATGGCTGGTCAGTTTTGCTGAAAATAGAATGCAGCAACTGCGCTTTCGTTATGGAAAAGCATTTTGCTGGTTTATTTTTGTCTGCTTACTCACTTCAAATGCTATTCATACTTGGGGATCGGCAAATGGCCGTCAATCAGTACTGATGACCGATCGCTATCTGCCACTTTTTTATCCTTTAACCGCCAATTCACTCATGAAGAAAATGGGCTGGATTAATCCTGAAGTCGTCGCTGAAGCTAAATCTTTAAAAGAGAAAAAGCGCAGTGATCTTAATTATCCACTATCTCCATTAGAGACTGAACGGGTTAATAAACCACTCAATGTTCTATTTTTGGTCATTGATTCATGGCGTTATGACAGTTTTACCCAAGATGTGGCCCCTAATCTATGGAAGTATGCGCAGCAGGGAAGGATTTATGACAACCATATCTCTACAGGTAATGCGACGAGAGCGGGTATTTTCGGTCTGTTTTATGGCATTCCATCGACTTATTGGCAGGCTTTTTTAGCCAGTCAGCGTTCACCTGTTTTAATCGATAGACTGCAGCAGTTAGGGTATGACGTGGAAGCATTTACGTCTGCAAAATTGGATGGTATTCCGTTTGATAGAACGATATTCCGCCATGTTCCACATTTACGTTTAAATTCGGATGGTAATTCTCCTTCTGAGCGTGATCAGGATGTGAATCATGACTGGATGCAATGGTTTGAGCATCGCGATAAATCCAAACCTAGTTTTTCGTTTATTTTTTACGATTCGCCACATGGGTATGACTTCCCAGACAATTACCCCCATAAATTTCAGCCATACCTAAAAGATGTTGATTATTTAAAGCTGAACAATGATTTTGACGTTACGCCATTTATGAATCGCTATAAGACCGCCGTGCATTTTACGGACAGTTTAGCTGGTAAGGTGTTGGATAAATTGAAGGCGAGTGGTGAGTTAGATAACACCGTGGTCTTCATTACTGGCGATCATGGGCAAGAGCTAAATGATAATAAACTGAATTATTGGGGACATAATAGTAACTTTACTCCGTATCAGACTCATGTGCCGTTTGTCGTATTAGCGCCTGGGCTAAAACATAGTCTGGAGACTAAAGTGACGAGCCATGAGGATGTGGCTCCTACGTTATTGCATCACTATTTAGGCGTTACTAACCCTATTGCAGATTACTCGACGGGGATTGATATGCTGGATCCTATCCAAGCTCGTCCATGGGTTATTTCGGCAAAATATACTGGGTATGCCGTGATTACGGATAAAACGATTCTGGAAGTGAACTCCGCAACAGGAATGTATGAGTTATTAGATAAAACCAATCGCCCTATTGAAGATAAACAACCCAACTTCCAGTACTTAAAAGGGGCGTTGGAGCAAATCAGTCGATTTATTAAATAA